A genome region from Pseudoxanthomonas sp. Root65 includes the following:
- a CDS encoding GAF domain-containing protein, which produces MKRFAWQRVASDVVSLGSASGAAFMSKTSDGKDNRLQLEMLSQMIEEISGELALEPLLQRIVMRACELIGADDGVISLYVPERDAIRTASTHNIPVHELRTELSRGEGLTGRVLELDQPVRCYYHELPHPTRENPPAGMHSLGVPIRARGRLVGVFGISTYAPRVLDEDSQEFLTLFARHAAVAIDNAQRYSAEKRRASRLALIARVSAIIASNTDLTTLLQRAADAIHDTLQYPNIDIALLDPQDATILVVLVRGGDYKRLVPHDVRLPIDCGIMGAAIREQRSQLVNDIANDQRYIAPPHVSPPQAELAVPIIYGEKALGVLNIEGDLPFDELDRVSLEIVAEHLGVAIVNAQLFKRATEAAVLEERQRLARDLHDSVMQILSSMSLIAQSLTEAWHREPAEGERRAVRLSELSRIAFSEMRGLLHELSPRAALSPNYAASHSLPDRLRRLLTAMWPAYIQLQIDMAGFQPQAITHEDTLLRVCQEAVSNAIRHASPSTIRIETLLSASGVRLSITDDGCGISRSMAQGMGIGNMRARLSELGGQLRIASSRTRGTRILAYLPRCDRPQP; this is translated from the coding sequence ATGAAGAGATTTGCCTGGCAGCGCGTAGCATCCGATGTGGTCTCACTCGGGAGCGCCAGTGGCGCGGCCTTCATGTCGAAAACAAGCGACGGTAAGGACAATCGTCTGCAGCTGGAAATGCTCTCGCAGATGATCGAGGAGATTTCGGGTGAGCTAGCACTGGAGCCCCTGCTCCAACGCATCGTGATGCGTGCGTGCGAACTCATTGGCGCCGATGACGGAGTGATCAGTCTTTACGTCCCGGAACGCGATGCGATTCGTACCGCTTCCACCCATAACATCCCCGTGCATGAGCTTCGTACAGAACTCTCCCGCGGCGAGGGCCTGACAGGACGCGTGCTGGAGCTAGACCAGCCTGTCAGATGCTACTACCACGAGCTCCCCCATCCCACGCGTGAAAATCCGCCCGCAGGCATGCACAGCCTTGGCGTACCCATTCGTGCGCGCGGCCGCCTGGTAGGCGTATTCGGCATAAGTACCTATGCCCCGCGCGTCCTTGACGAAGACTCGCAGGAATTCCTCACCCTTTTTGCGCGTCACGCTGCTGTTGCCATCGACAACGCACAACGATACAGCGCCGAAAAACGGCGTGCTTCTCGGCTTGCGCTGATCGCGCGCGTGTCCGCGATCATTGCTTCCAACACTGACCTCACCACCTTGCTGCAACGTGCTGCGGACGCGATCCACGATACGCTGCAATACCCGAACATCGACATTGCCTTGCTCGACCCCCAGGACGCCACTATCCTTGTTGTCCTTGTACGGGGCGGCGATTACAAGCGCTTGGTACCTCATGACGTTCGACTGCCGATCGACTGCGGGATCATGGGTGCAGCCATTCGTGAGCAGCGAAGTCAGTTGGTCAACGATATCGCCAACGATCAACGCTACATAGCGCCTCCGCATGTATCACCTCCCCAAGCCGAGCTTGCCGTCCCCATCATTTACGGAGAGAAGGCGCTGGGCGTGCTCAACATCGAAGGCGATCTTCCCTTCGATGAACTCGATCGCGTAAGCTTAGAAATTGTCGCGGAACACCTTGGCGTCGCTATCGTCAACGCGCAGCTGTTCAAGCGCGCGACCGAAGCCGCAGTGCTAGAGGAACGTCAACGCTTGGCGCGTGACTTGCACGACAGCGTCATGCAGATCCTGTCGTCCATGAGCCTGATCGCCCAGTCGCTGACCGAAGCCTGGCATCGAGAGCCGGCGGAAGGCGAGAGAAGGGCGGTGCGTCTTAGCGAGCTTTCCAGAATTGCCTTCTCGGAGATGAGAGGCCTGCTGCACGAGCTTTCACCGCGGGCGGCCCTAAGCCCGAACTACGCGGCGAGCCATTCTCTGCCCGACAGATTGCGGCGGCTGTTGACCGCCATGTGGCCCGCGTACATCCAGCTGCAGATAGACATGGCGGGTTTCCAGCCGCAGGCGATAACTCATGAGGACACACTTCTGCGTGTTTGCCAGGAAGCCGTGTCCAACGCCATACGGCATGCTTCGCCCTCCACGATCCGGATCGAAACGCTGCTCAGCGCTTCAGGTGTTCGACTCAGCATCACCGACGACGGCTGCGGTATCTCCCGGTCCATGGCGCAAGGCATGGGGATAGGCAACATGCGCGCGCGCCTGTCAGAGCTTGGCGGCCAATTGCGGATCGCCTCAAGCCGAACGAGGGGCACTAGGATCCTTGCCTATCTTCCCCGCTGCGACCGTCCCCAGCCGTGA
- a CDS encoding response regulator transcription factor: protein MNELTRILLADGHAVVREGLRGLLEQQAEMAVVADTDDGHTALQLIPLYYPDVIVLDMKMLGLGVVETIAAVKRIRPQTQVLVFTSYARIRKCGR, encoded by the coding sequence GTGAACGAGTTAACAAGAATCCTGTTGGCGGACGGTCACGCGGTGGTGCGGGAAGGGCTCCGTGGCTTGCTGGAACAGCAGGCGGAAATGGCCGTCGTCGCCGACACTGACGACGGCCACACCGCGCTCCAGCTGATTCCTCTGTACTACCCGGATGTGATCGTGCTCGATATGAAAATGCTTGGACTCGGCGTCGTGGAAACCATCGCTGCGGTCAAACGTATCCGCCCGCAGACCCAGGTACTGGTGTTCACCAGCTACGCGAGGATTCGCAAGTGCGGGAGGTGA
- a CDS encoding LuxR C-terminal-related transcriptional regulator encodes MSAGRAWLHPQAQRQMLDWIRRRPSRIDSLTVRQRSVLALLAEGQSNKQIARNLALTEGTIKCCVS; translated from the coding sequence GTGAGCGCCGGACGCGCCTGGCTGCATCCGCAGGCACAGCGACAGATGCTTGACTGGATTCGTCGTCGTCCCTCCCGAATCGACAGCCTGACCGTCCGCCAACGGTCGGTGCTGGCATTGCTGGCCGAAGGGCAAAGCAACAAGCAGATAGCCCGCAATCTCGCGCTGACCGAGGGCACGATCAAGTGCTGTGTGAGCTAG
- a CDS encoding M20 family peptidase, translated as MKKFFLMTLLAAASLVVVLAVNTVRQRSRQLDVAAVRPLPALDAVAAANRLGGALKFPTISHGNREVEGAPFDALHAYLQDVYPLAHQALIRERINRYSLLYTWQGTDPTAKPIMLMAHQDVVPVAPGTEVDWDVEPFSGTVRDGYVWGRGAWDNKGSLLAILEAVESLRARGFRPRQTIYLAFGHDEENGGETGAKAIARLLQSRGERLDFVLDEGLVITDEILPGVQSPLALVGTAEKGMLTLSLGVATEPGHASAPGRDSAIGTLSQALVRLENSPLRARIAGATGQMFDTLAPETTGLQRLVLSNRWLFGGLLMSQLERSPSTNAMIRTTTALTVVRAGNKENVLPGRAEALVNFRILPGDNTQRVLAHARGVVADEAISIDILGSSQEPSPVSSSRAQGFRVIEQTIRETHPGTLVAPALLIGATDSRHMASIADDIYRFSPVHARQEDLSRFHGTNERIAVSNYAAMIRFYARLITNASQSPQQDATDSR; from the coding sequence ATGAAGAAATTTTTCCTGATGACTCTCCTGGCCGCCGCGTCGCTCGTGGTCGTGCTGGCCGTCAATACGGTTCGTCAGCGCTCCCGCCAGCTTGACGTGGCCGCCGTCAGACCGCTGCCCGCGCTCGATGCCGTCGCGGCCGCGAACCGCCTAGGTGGCGCGCTGAAGTTCCCCACCATCTCGCACGGAAACCGCGAGGTGGAAGGCGCCCCGTTCGACGCACTGCACGCCTATCTGCAGGACGTCTATCCCCTCGCCCACCAAGCGCTCATCCGCGAGCGCATCAACCGCTACAGCCTGCTCTACACCTGGCAGGGTACCGATCCGACCGCCAAGCCGATCATGCTGATGGCGCACCAGGATGTCGTGCCAGTGGCGCCAGGCACGGAGGTGGACTGGGACGTAGAGCCGTTCTCCGGCACGGTACGCGACGGCTACGTCTGGGGTCGCGGCGCATGGGACAACAAAGGCAGCCTGCTGGCGATACTGGAAGCGGTCGAGTCGCTGAGGGCGCGGGGCTTCCGTCCGCGTCAGACCATCTACCTCGCCTTCGGGCATGACGAAGAGAACGGCGGCGAGACGGGCGCGAAGGCGATCGCGCGACTGTTGCAATCGCGCGGTGAACGGCTGGATTTTGTACTCGACGAAGGGCTGGTGATCACCGACGAAATCCTGCCCGGCGTGCAGAGCCCGCTTGCGCTGGTAGGGACGGCCGAGAAAGGGATGCTCACCTTGTCGCTCGGCGTAGCGACCGAACCGGGCCACGCGTCCGCACCCGGACGCGATAGCGCGATAGGCACGCTGAGCCAAGCACTGGTCCGCCTGGAGAATTCGCCGCTGCGCGCCCGGATAGCCGGCGCCACCGGGCAGATGTTCGACACCCTCGCACCGGAGACAACGGGCCTGCAGCGGCTCGTGCTGTCGAATCGTTGGTTGTTCGGAGGGCTGTTGATGTCGCAACTCGAGAGGAGCCCGAGCACGAATGCCATGATCCGGACCACGACCGCACTCACGGTCGTCCGTGCCGGCAACAAGGAGAACGTATTGCCCGGTCGAGCCGAGGCTCTGGTCAACTTCAGGATACTGCCAGGGGATAATACGCAGCGCGTTCTGGCGCATGCAAGGGGTGTCGTCGCCGACGAGGCCATCTCAATCGATATCCTCGGGTCATCGCAGGAGCCATCACCTGTTTCGAGCTCGCGTGCGCAGGGCTTCCGGGTGATCGAGCAGACGATCCGTGAGACACATCCCGGTACGCTGGTTGCGCCGGCCCTGCTGATCGGTGCCACCGATTCGCGCCACATGGCGTCCATCGCGGACGATATCTATCGCTTCTCCCCGGTGCATGCGCGCCAGGAGGACCTGTCCCGCTTCCACGGAACCAACGAACGTATCGCGGTCTCCAACTACGCCGCGATGATCCGCTTCTATGCCCGGCTGATCACCAACGCCAGTCAAAGCCCGCAGCAAGACGCTACCGACTCCCGCTGA
- a CDS encoding GNAT family N-acetyltransferase: MERLRITTEQGDLDVPLIHRFLSEHTSWAKGIPLSLVQTSMKHSLCFGGFLADTQIAFARVISDYATFANLVDVFVLPEHRGKGYGKALMDAVLAHPELQGLRRFTLATGDAHGLYAQYGFTAPLHPQSLMERYFPGLYTAVH; encoded by the coding sequence ATGGAACGGCTTCGTATCACTACCGAGCAGGGCGACCTGGATGTTCCGCTCATCCATCGCTTTCTCTCCGAGCACACCAGTTGGGCGAAGGGCATTCCCTTGTCGCTGGTGCAGACGTCGATGAAGCACTCGCTATGCTTCGGGGGCTTCCTGGCCGATACGCAGATCGCCTTCGCCCGCGTCATCTCCGACTACGCGACGTTCGCCAATCTCGTGGATGTCTTCGTCCTTCCCGAGCATCGTGGGAAGGGCTATGGCAAAGCGCTGATGGACGCGGTCCTTGCGCATCCCGAGCTGCAAGGCCTTCGTCGCTTCACCCTGGCCACCGGCGATGCGCATGGACTGTATGCGCAATACGGTTTCACCGCCCCGCTGCATCCGCAGTCGCTGATGGAGCGCTACTTCCCCGGCCTCTATACCGCGGTTCACTAG
- a CDS encoding TonB-dependent receptor, whose protein sequence is MPDKHMRQSTLAVAIALGCSIDTALAQESIVDADRIEVLGSRIKKIEIEGQSPVLTITREQIGRTGLISVGDVLQDLTSGGKALNSQVNSSGSLGAPPDGGGIGAGSSQVDLRHLESKRVLVLVDGRRWVNESSASGVGGSVDLNTIPLAIVESIEVLGDGASAIYGSDAVAGVINIVTRRNFDGVEVIASHGLFEHGDGETSRAELTVGHVGERFSGVFSASYNEQKRVASGDRRISEDFAAGPTRGSPVTPQGRFILVPTFATPPGLCPPTIDLNGDGVPDVPLCDLTSAPNTPVAGNGAPAFPGGFVRYTDNQSYNGQDDNLVLTPNKRKSLFASTRYAVTENISWYAKALYNARDSVNQAAPNSIVIGPEAPGNGIGDVTHVSRLNPFNPFGVDLVAGANMFAIARRPVEGGPRIFEQSVDTRYLGTGLEGAFAANDRDFFWDVNYINSENKAEQRFRNTYNLRRIQLALGAPAVCAQTPGCVPLNLFGGQGADGKGTITPEMLSWIRTDVRDASRQALEVFSANLSGDLFALGAGNVSFATGVERREYEGSYRPDALRVTGEVFDLANTVPTSGEYQVNEAYAEFNVPLARRFDVSMALRYSDYSTFGSVTTGSFGFKWRPVDSLLLRGTYAEGFRAPFIGELYGLSQFGASIKDPCSSFATSGNPQLIANCQALGVPATYRQLGSQVFTTTGGNAELQPETSDSFTLGLVYSPDWALASGIADKLDLEVTYYNHRVDDAIQAPDAQDVLDACVNSADPTLAFCTGIRRDPATGTITNFDNRLANLGRLETDGVDLSIVWAMDTAAGRFEANWQNTYVNRFEATDRFGNTFSRAVGVESNDGAIPRWQSNLRLGYARGPVRLGWTLRYTHAVTERCSDAFDNNPALSLTALGLCSDPDAAKPALSRNKLGATTYHDLYAGWDQAFGTDGLRLALGLNNAFAKEAPTCLSCSLNGYDAAIYDVPGRFWYLQAAYRF, encoded by the coding sequence ATGCCGGACAAGCACATGCGCCAATCGACCCTCGCGGTCGCGATAGCGCTTGGCTGCTCCATTGATACCGCCCTGGCGCAGGAGAGCATCGTCGACGCCGATCGCATCGAGGTGCTGGGTTCGCGCATCAAGAAGATCGAGATAGAGGGGCAGTCGCCCGTCCTGACCATCACCCGTGAGCAGATCGGACGGACCGGGCTGATCTCCGTCGGCGACGTTCTGCAGGACCTGACCAGCGGCGGCAAGGCACTGAATTCACAGGTCAATTCGAGCGGTTCCCTCGGCGCTCCGCCCGATGGCGGTGGTATCGGCGCGGGCTCGTCGCAGGTCGACCTGCGTCATCTGGAGTCCAAGCGGGTACTGGTGCTGGTCGATGGCAGGCGCTGGGTCAACGAAAGTTCGGCATCGGGCGTCGGTGGCTCCGTCGACCTCAACACCATTCCTCTGGCCATCGTGGAGTCGATCGAAGTCCTCGGCGACGGCGCGTCGGCGATCTACGGCTCGGATGCGGTCGCCGGTGTGATCAACATCGTCACGCGGCGGAACTTCGATGGCGTGGAAGTGATCGCCTCTCATGGCCTGTTTGAACACGGCGATGGCGAGACCTCGCGCGCCGAACTGACCGTCGGACACGTGGGCGAGCGCTTCAGCGGCGTCTTCTCCGCGAGCTACAACGAGCAGAAGCGCGTCGCCTCCGGCGACCGTCGCATCTCCGAAGACTTCGCCGCCGGCCCGACGCGCGGAAGCCCGGTCACGCCGCAAGGAAGATTCATCCTCGTGCCGACGTTCGCCACGCCGCCGGGTCTGTGCCCGCCGACGATCGACCTCAACGGCGACGGCGTGCCCGACGTACCGCTGTGCGACCTGACCTCGGCGCCGAATACGCCGGTCGCCGGCAATGGCGCGCCGGCGTTCCCCGGCGGCTTCGTGCGCTACACGGACAACCAGTCCTACAACGGGCAGGATGACAACCTGGTCCTCACCCCCAACAAGCGCAAGAGCCTGTTCGCGTCGACGCGCTATGCCGTGACCGAGAACATCAGCTGGTATGCGAAGGCGCTGTACAACGCACGTGACTCGGTCAACCAAGCCGCGCCCAACTCGATCGTGATCGGTCCCGAGGCGCCAGGAAATGGCATCGGCGACGTCACCCATGTTTCGCGTCTGAATCCGTTCAACCCCTTCGGCGTCGATCTTGTCGCGGGCGCGAACATGTTCGCGATCGCCCGTCGTCCCGTGGAGGGCGGGCCGCGGATCTTCGAACAATCCGTGGACACCCGCTATCTGGGCACCGGTCTGGAAGGCGCGTTCGCCGCCAACGACCGCGACTTCTTCTGGGACGTCAACTACATTAATTCTGAGAACAAGGCCGAGCAGCGCTTCCGCAATACCTACAACCTGCGCCGCATCCAGCTGGCACTGGGTGCGCCGGCGGTCTGCGCGCAGACGCCGGGATGCGTGCCGCTGAATCTGTTCGGTGGGCAGGGCGCCGATGGCAAGGGAACGATAACGCCGGAGATGCTGTCCTGGATTCGAACGGACGTGCGTGATGCGAGCCGACAGGCGCTGGAGGTGTTTTCCGCCAATCTGAGCGGCGATCTGTTCGCGCTCGGCGCCGGCAATGTGTCGTTCGCGACCGGTGTGGAGCGTCGCGAGTACGAGGGTTCCTACCGTCCGGATGCACTGCGCGTCACCGGCGAGGTATTCGATCTGGCGAACACGGTGCCGACCAGCGGTGAGTATCAAGTCAACGAAGCCTACGCGGAGTTCAATGTGCCGCTGGCACGTCGGTTCGACGTCAGCATGGCGTTGCGCTATTCCGACTACAGCACGTTCGGCAGCGTGACCACCGGGAGTTTCGGCTTCAAGTGGCGTCCTGTCGACAGCCTGCTGCTTCGCGGCACCTACGCCGAGGGCTTCCGCGCACCGTTCATCGGTGAGCTGTACGGCTTGTCGCAGTTCGGTGCCAGCATCAAGGATCCGTGCTCGAGCTTCGCTACATCCGGCAATCCCCAGCTGATCGCCAACTGCCAGGCGCTCGGCGTGCCGGCTACCTATCGCCAGCTCGGCAGCCAGGTCTTCACCACGACCGGCGGCAACGCGGAGCTTCAGCCCGAAACGTCCGACAGCTTCACGCTCGGACTCGTCTACAGCCCGGACTGGGCGCTGGCGTCAGGCATTGCCGACAAGCTGGATCTCGAAGTCACCTACTACAACCACCGGGTGGACGATGCGATCCAGGCGCCGGATGCGCAGGACGTGCTGGATGCCTGCGTGAACTCGGCCGACCCGACCTTAGCATTCTGCACGGGCATCCGGCGCGATCCGGCCACGGGCACGATCACGAACTTCGATAACCGGCTCGCCAACCTCGGACGGTTGGAAACCGACGGTGTAGACCTGAGCATCGTCTGGGCAATGGACACCGCTGCTGGGCGTTTCGAGGCCAACTGGCAGAACACCTACGTCAACCGCTTCGAGGCGACGGACCGCTTCGGCAACACGTTCAGTCGTGCCGTAGGCGTTGAAAGCAACGACGGCGCCATCCCGCGCTGGCAATCCAATCTCCGCCTGGGCTATGCGCGCGGTCCGGTCCGTCTCGGCTGGACCCTGCGCTATACGCATGCGGTGACCGAACGCTGCTCGGATGCCTTCGACAACAATCCCGCCCTTTCGCTGACAGCGCTCGGATTGTGCTCCGATCCGGATGCGGCTAAGCCGGCGCTGTCGCGCAACAAGCTCGGCGCCACGACCTATCACGACCTGTACGCGGGTTGGGACCAGGCTTTCGGCACGGACGGTCTCAGGCTCGCGCTGGGCCTCAACAACGCGTTCGCCAAGGAAGCGCCGACCTGCCTGAGCTGTTCGCTCAATGGTTACGATGCGGCGATCTATGACGTGCCCGGGCGCTTTTGGTACCTGCAGGCGGCGTATCGGTTCTAA
- a CDS encoding GAF domain-containing protein, with the protein MPDTPATAAHPSFALLAQMIEDIAGELALEPLLDRLVERACHLIGADDGLIGLYDADADLIRTVSSHNIPARELATAVQRGYGLTGYVLQHGRAFRGYYATLPQVPRDAPPGMFVIGMPILARGAFVGVFGVGVHGGRTLDEEAQEMLALFARHAGLAIDNARRYAEEKRRAARFALIARVAAIGASGPDLDHLLQQAADAIHEILEYPNVDIPLIDAATPDTLVIRIRGGSYKHLIQHEDRLPVSQGIMGAAVREGRTQLVNDVVRDPRYVTPPGVLPPAAELAVPILHGTEVLGVLNIEGDLRFDDLDRASLEIVAEHLAVAIVNARLHERSTQAAILEERQRLARDLHDNVTQILSSMSLITQSLAHAWQQDPQEGERRVRRLGELSRLAFGEMRGLLHELSPDTTSKARTRTPLHQRLVPLLSAMVPDHIRLVVRAGDLVDQDDAHEDALVRVCQEAVSNAVRHGAPSAIEIHVRLTHDRLVLTIIDDGSGMPAALSRGMGLDNMRRRLTELGGRLRISPRVPRGTRIRAILPRADRTPP; encoded by the coding sequence ATGCCTGACACCCCAGCCACCGCCGCTCACCCCTCGTTTGCGCTGCTGGCGCAAATGATCGAGGACATTGCGGGCGAGCTGGCGCTGGAGCCGCTGCTGGATCGTCTGGTGGAACGCGCCTGCCATCTGATCGGTGCGGACGATGGATTGATCGGCCTGTACGACGCCGATGCCGACCTGATCCGGACCGTGAGTAGCCACAACATCCCTGCCCGCGAACTGGCCACCGCAGTCCAGCGCGGCTACGGCCTGACCGGGTATGTGCTGCAACATGGGCGGGCATTTCGGGGCTATTACGCGACGCTGCCCCAAGTTCCGCGCGACGCCCCGCCCGGCATGTTCGTCATCGGCATGCCGATCCTGGCGCGCGGCGCTTTCGTCGGCGTTTTCGGCGTGGGCGTGCATGGCGGACGCACCCTGGACGAGGAAGCGCAGGAGATGCTGGCCCTGTTCGCCCGTCATGCCGGCCTCGCCATCGACAATGCGCGGCGCTACGCGGAAGAGAAGCGACGCGCCGCCCGCTTCGCCCTGATCGCCCGTGTAGCGGCCATCGGCGCGTCAGGCCCCGACCTGGACCACCTGCTTCAGCAGGCGGCGGATGCAATCCACGAGATCCTTGAGTATCCCAACGTCGATATTCCACTGATCGATGCTGCGACACCGGACACTTTGGTGATCCGCATCCGCGGCGGGTCGTACAAGCACCTTATCCAGCATGAGGACCGGCTCCCCGTCAGCCAGGGCATCATGGGCGCTGCAGTGCGTGAGGGGCGTACGCAACTCGTAAACGATGTCGTACGAGATCCTCGCTATGTCACGCCGCCGGGTGTCTTGCCACCGGCAGCCGAACTGGCGGTTCCCATCCTCCACGGCACCGAGGTGCTGGGTGTGCTGAACATCGAAGGCGACCTGCGTTTCGACGATCTCGATCGCGCGAGCCTGGAGATTGTGGCCGAGCATCTGGCCGTCGCCATCGTCAACGCACGTCTGCACGAGCGCTCGACGCAGGCCGCCATCCTGGAAGAGCGCCAACGGTTGGCGCGTGATCTGCACGACAACGTCACCCAGATCCTGTCATCGATGAGCCTGATTACCCAGTCCCTCGCCCACGCATGGCAACAGGATCCGCAGGAAGGCGAGCGGCGAGTGAGGCGTCTCGGTGAACTCTCTCGCCTGGCGTTCGGCGAAATGCGCGGTCTTCTGCATGAGCTGTCGCCCGATACGACGTCCAAGGCGCGGACGCGCACGCCGTTGCACCAGCGGCTGGTGCCTCTGCTGTCGGCGATGGTGCCTGACCACATAAGGCTTGTGGTCCGTGCCGGCGACCTGGTGGACCAGGACGATGCGCACGAGGATGCGCTGGTGCGGGTATGCCAGGAAGCCGTATCGAATGCGGTCCGACACGGCGCGCCGTCGGCGATAGAAATACATGTGCGTTTAACCCATGACAGGCTCGTGCTCACGATCATCGACGATGGCAGTGGAATGCCCGCCGCCCTCAGCCGTGGGATGGGGCTGGACAACATGCGCCGTCGCCTGACCGAGCTGGGCGGACGCTTGCGTATCTCGCCGCGTGTGCCTCGTGGCACGCGGATCCGCGCGATACTCCCGCGAGCTGACAGGACACCTCCATGA
- a CDS encoding response regulator transcription factor translates to MTSAPIRILLVDDHAVVREGLRGLLEQEAGMLVVGEAGDGATAVRLAAAERPNLIILDLKMPGATAADTIAALRVAVPEAQVLVFTSYAEDTQVRDALTAGASGYLLKDALRDDLLRAVREVCAGRAWLDPQAQRQMLEWMRRPPSVVDSLTEREHSVLALLAEGHSNKHIARKLDLTEGTVKGYVSQVLDKLGVSDRTQAALLAQREGLLRPKR, encoded by the coding sequence ATGACATCCGCACCGATACGCATATTGTTGGTCGACGACCACGCCGTCGTCCGGGAGGGCCTGCGCGGCCTGCTGGAACAGGAGGCTGGGATGCTTGTCGTCGGCGAGGCAGGCGACGGCGCGACAGCCGTCCGCCTCGCTGCAGCCGAACGCCCGAATCTCATCATCCTGGACCTGAAAATGCCGGGCGCTACCGCCGCAGACACTATCGCGGCGCTACGCGTGGCGGTTCCAGAGGCTCAGGTCCTGGTTTTCACGAGCTATGCGGAAGACACCCAGGTACGCGACGCGTTGACGGCGGGCGCTAGCGGCTATCTGCTCAAGGATGCGCTGCGCGACGACCTGCTACGCGCAGTGCGCGAAGTGTGCGCCGGTCGCGCTTGGCTCGATCCGCAGGCGCAGCGGCAGATGCTGGAGTGGATGCGGCGTCCGCCTTCCGTCGTGGACAGCCTGACGGAGCGCGAGCACTCCGTGCTGGCGTTGCTCGCGGAGGGGCACAGCAACAAGCACATCGCGCGCAAGCTGGATCTGACCGAGGGCACGGTGAAGGGCTATGTCAGCCAGGTACTGGACAAGCTGGGCGTCTCCGACCGTACCCAGGCCGCGCTGCTAGCCCAGCGCGAAGGCCTGCTTCGGCCCAAGCGCTGA
- a CDS encoding alpha/beta hydrolase produces the protein MNRILRRTAHGVHSLMLLLGATLAMPARCADDALASILQRKVEPLDIPGFMRIPRPLPDVVVPYGEEEIQQGDLFIPRGPGLFPVVVIIHGGCWSSKTAGREQLRHLGADLAARGVAVWSIGYRRADEQGGGYPGTYQDVAAGFDHLRQLKEIYPLDLNRVVAVGHSAGGHLALWASGRDRLDGASVLHTADPLVPRQVVALAGIGDLERFAPLIPGLCGEGLDVQLVGRPDTNRPDVYRDTSPTSIGTNASRVTMISGVLDRLVPPYVAHDYAETVETGVEVKRIDVRDAGHFDLVAQGAAWRLVRAHIESMLTP, from the coding sequence ATGAACCGAATCCTTCGCAGAACCGCGCATGGCGTGCACAGCCTGATGCTGCTGCTCGGCGCCACGCTGGCGATGCCGGCGCGCTGTGCGGACGACGCGCTTGCGTCGATTCTGCAACGGAAGGTCGAGCCGCTCGATATTCCAGGCTTCATGCGAATTCCGCGGCCGCTGCCAGACGTCGTAGTCCCCTATGGTGAGGAAGAAATCCAGCAGGGCGATCTCTTCATTCCCCGAGGTCCTGGCCTGTTCCCAGTCGTCGTGATAATCCATGGCGGTTGTTGGAGCAGCAAGACGGCGGGACGCGAGCAGCTGCGTCATCTCGGTGCCGATCTGGCGGCACGTGGCGTGGCGGTTTGGAGTATCGGCTACCGGCGGGCGGATGAGCAGGGCGGCGGCTACCCGGGCACGTATCAGGACGTGGCGGCAGGATTCGATCATCTTCGTCAGCTGAAGGAGATCTATCCGCTCGATCTCAATCGCGTGGTGGCGGTGGGACACTCCGCGGGCGGCCATCTCGCGCTGTGGGCGTCCGGTCGTGATCGACTAGATGGCGCGAGCGTGTTGCATACGGCAGATCCGCTCGTTCCCCGCCAGGTGGTCGCTCTGGCGGGCATAGGCGATCTGGAACGCTTTGCGCCGCTCATCCCCGGCTTATGCGGTGAAGGGCTGGATGTCCAGCTGGTTGGACGACCCGATACGAATCGGCCGGATGTCTATCGGGATACGTCGCCCACCAGCATAGGTACCAATGCAAGCCGCGTGACGATGATCAGCGGCGTTCTGGACCGTCTCGTTCCTCCCTACGTGGCGCACGACTACGCCGAAACCGTCGAGACCGGGGTTGAGGTGAAGCGGATCGATGTACGGGACGCCGGCCATTTCGATCTCGTCGCACAAGGTGCGGCCTGGCGATTGGTGCGTGCGCACATCGAGTCAATGTTGACCCCATGA